A segment of the Campylobacter vulpis genome:
TAATGTCAAAAACCTCACCTACAATCTTAGGTGCAAGCCCTAAAGATGGCTCATCAAGCATTAAAAGCTTAGGCTCACTCATTAAAGCTCTTGAAATTGCTAACATTTGTGATTCACCTCCGCTTAAATTCCCAGCCAAAGTGTGTTTTTTACTCACGAGGCGCGGGAAGAGCTTATACATTTGTTCCCTTAAATGCTCATAATTTTCACTATTATTATAAGCACCTATTTTTAAATTTTCTTCAACAGTTAAATTGATAAAAACCCTACGCCCCTCAGGAACCAAGGCTATACCTTTTTGCACCAAAGTATGTGTCAAATGCCTTTTTGTCTCATAACCCAGAAAATTGATTTCTCCAGTTCTTTTAACAGAATTTAATAAGGCATTTAGAGTTGA
Coding sequences within it:
- a CDS encoding ABC transporter ATP-binding protein, whose translation is MLIVKNLHVYYGLIEALKGISFEVKTGQIVSLIGSNGAGKTSTLNALLNSVKRTGEINFLGYETKRHLTHTLVQKGIALVPEGRRVFINLTVEENLKIGAYNNSENYEHLREQMYKLFPRLVSKKHTLAGNLSGGESQMLAISRALMSEPKLLMLDEPSLGLAPKIVGEVFDIIVRLKEEGITILLVEQNAFSALKISDYAYVLENGHIVMQDEAQNLIHNDEIKKKYLGL